ATATTTTCGTTGTAATCGGTCCTGTATCAGCCCTTTCATCTCGCCAGACTaatcccatcatcaacatgacAACCCCCAATCACACAAATACCCAAATCCAATTCCCATACTCCCAACGCCAAACCATTTCCCAACAATCCAACAAtccacccctccacatcacccaacccagcccaTCTACAACTtcgccctcccaccctcctcccccctccccaacccctcactcaacccaaccctcccccaccaaaactcacaagcctccctctccagcttcatCAAGCTCTCCACCTTGACCGGATACCCTTGCTTCCTCTCCTGTTGCGGCACACTCCTATCCCGCTCAttattcccctccccaaaaaccatcaccctccccttccccaaatccttccaccacccctccctcttcaccggACTCTCAAACCTCGGCCATtgcaccctcctccccctcgcagCGTTAACATCCCCCCCCTTACTAGCCACAAACCCCGACCAAAAAGAAATCATCTCATCCGCCGTCCTGACCAACCCCGGCCTCTCATTCCCGTAACCCAAAAACTCCATATCATGCGCCACAACAGGCGCTTCATCCCCGTGGTTAGCGGCTCCAAAGACACCAGTAGCAGCATACCGATATACATAAACGTTGGAAATCCCAGAAAGGGACATGAAATGCGCTGATTGCAGAACGGGGCATATATAAGCGTAGTGGGAGTATGCCGTGTCCAATCTATTCCACTGAGCCCCCTTTCCATTAGGAACAGAGACATACGGGCTGAAGGTCGGGTTCGTCACCGGGTCGGGGTACAATTCTTCCAATTTATCCAAATCAGCATCCTTCAACGTCGGAATCAAAGTCTTGAAAAAGGAGCGGAATTCAGAATTGGTGGAGGCGTCAGGGGGGATGAAGATTGTGCCTTCATTTGTGTTGTACCCAGTGATGATCGGGATtttgaggtggtggctgttctgccaggaggagatggggaggtcggggaTGATGTCTGGGAGGGTGTGGTTCGcgtgggaggagttggagtaGGGGTTTGGGCCGTCGATGACGGGTTGGAAGGGCCAAGTGACGCTGTCGACGTACTTGTCCCAGACGGCTTTGGAGCCGGCGACGAtggttttgagggggagggtgcgGAGGTGGGGGAAAATTTCGGATTCGGGGATGTGGGCTgcgttgatggcggtgaggAACTCGCGGAATTGGATgaggtggcgggggtgggtgggataGAAGACTGCGCGGGCTGTGGTGGCGCCGGATTCGAGGATGGCTttgtggaaggggggtggtctGGGGGAGTTGGCGTAGTGCATGATGTGGTGGCCGATCTGATGATGTTAGTATCGTATGCTCAGAAGAGATGGTAAGTGAGGACATACCGAATGGGCACCGGCACTGAGTCCCATGATGGTGACATTGTCCTTGTCACCACCAAAGGCACCGATGTTGTCTTGCACCCACTCCAAAAGCGCCTGCTGGTCTCTCAGCCCGAGATTCAAAATCCCTTCCCTAGCAGTAATATCGCTCGGTAGAAAGCCCAGCGCGCCCACCCTGTAGTTAAAGTTCACAGCAACGATGTCGTGCTCCGCCCAGGCGACGAAACTGGCCATGTTCCTCTCAATGCCCTTTCCAGCATTGAACCCTCCTCCGTGGATATACACCACTACTGGCAGCTTTAGCTCGTTTCCGTCTCGACCCTTCCCACCTTTCCCCTTGATCAGTCCAGCAGGCCTGTAGACATTCAGGTTTAGGCAATTCTCGCCCTGGCCTATATAGACCACCCCATCGTTGATCGGACAGAACTCTCCGTATCTCGTAGCTTGAAATGTTTCCTTCGATGGCTCTAGTGGCTGTGGTGGCCTGAATCTGTTTTGCCCTCCGGTCGTCTGAGCATAGGGGATGCCCCTGAATGCCTCCACCGATTTCTTGAATCTTGGCGCTTTGAGGTTTGTCGTCCCGATGTAAATGCCCTGCTTCAATTCGACTGCCGGAGCCGTCGCCTTCACACCGCTGCCCTTCCCTGTTGCTTTCcctggtgatgctgttggtTTCGTCATTCTGACCagtgttgtcgtcgtcaccGGCGGTAAAATGAAAGCAGGCAAGTCCCCCAAAGAAATCTTCGTCCCTTGCTGCCCGGGTCTCGATGTCCCCAGCCCAGCGCCTGAATGTGAATTCTTCAGTGAATATCCGTAACCGTGGCCATAGACTCTCAGATAGATCCACACCAACACTAACACAGCGAGCCCTGATATCCAAAGCGATAACCTGTTCCTGAAAAAGCCTCCTCTCGAATGGCCGTAAGAATATGATCTATGATTCGGTCGGACCAGGGGCCTCTGCTTTATACCCATTCctaatcctcctcctcctccatgcGACGAGGTTCGGGttcggtgttgttgttggagaagaagctccaCCGTTGCACTTCTTCCAGACCAGGacccgccgctgccgctgctaaAATGCGGAGAAGCTTCGCGGTCCTTGGCGTACATCTTGGTCGCCTGGGTGGCTGCGGAGCGGGAGAGTGGTAGAAAAAGGGTCTCTCGGCTATAATCTACCGGTGTATATCGTCATATCCATAGTATTTCCTTCTCTTTCGGGCTTCTGTGATCGTTGTTTCTTCTCCCGGTTTCTCGCAGGACGCAGCAGTGTTTGAATACAAAGGCTTGAGAGTAAGTTTGTGTAGCGGTGGTTAACGGTTTCCGGGTTCGGTCGCTCGGGGCAATTGGTCCAGCGGCTGTTGAGGTCGCACAGCGGTTTTTGGTGTCTGAGATTCGAGTTGGCGCAAACTCTAAAATTTTGGAAGAATATTTGGGAAGGTGACCGTTTACATTGAGAACGAACGACTTAAAATGAACGACTGGAGAGAGGACGGGGGCAAAGCCACGCTCGTCTGAACATCGTGACGGCGGCACGGACACAACCATCCTTATAGGTTTCACTTCACTTTCGGATCAACGACGGCGAGGCTGCATATCAAACCCTTGACAATCGCCCGATTGAGCTGCATTTATCGACATGTAACACGAGATATTCCTACCTCACATCCCCTATCATCAGGCACGGAGACCCTTTGGGTCTAGACTCAGGCAATGTTGTGGTTACTGCGCCCGTCCGGTCTCCGGCTCGGACGATGGggtttgttggttgttggtcttTCGGTCTATGATTTATGGGCTTTGTAGACATTCCACATGGTATGTATAATCAACTAAAACCTGATGACGAAGTCTCCAAACAGAATCAATCAAGCCCAGCCATAGTCACAAGGCAGACTTGAGGGCTTCCAAGTTGTTCGCATCAGGTGATTTGCACTGTATCAAATCTCTAGACCTCTCACATATAGGCGGACGACGGAGCGGCTGAGCATGAGCCACACCAATTCCAAGCGGCAAGGCGCCCAGGATCTGACTGACTGCCAGCTGGATAAGGCTCTGCGGAAGAAAGTCCATTTCCTTCTTCTATCAACTTTCTGAAAGCACATCAGAACATCTAATTAATACAGCATACATCTTCGACAGGGACGCGCTTGAACACTTATGATGCCCCCGGTCTTGCGATCACACCGGAAGCGGATGGCAACCGATGAATTACAGGAAGAACGCTCCattccaccgccgccgtccgCTAGGGTTCCCCAAGTCCTGGTTAACAGTGACCGGAACCAGATCCTAGAACTTGCCGTTGCCAACGAGTGCGTACTTTTGCTGGTTTGATGTCTAAATAGACTGTTTGCTGACAGTTGCCAGTGCCGTGGCAGAAACACCTCAGCGGACTTCCCTTGGACTATCGCAGGACCGTCAGTTAGTAATCCAGTCTTCGACAACCAACAATGTAGTCAGCACGTATGTCCCACCCCGACGTCCAGCCAAACGGAGCGACTTCAGCATTGCCATCATCTGCGCGCTCCCATCAGAGGCCACTGCCGTGGACGCTGTCTTCGACGTCTACTGGGATGACGAGGGTCCACCTTACGACAAAGTTGCCGGTGATCCCAATGCGTATACCACCGGTGCCATTGGTCGTCACAATGTTGTTCTCGCACACATGCCGGGGATAGGGAAAGTCGGCTCTGCGCTGGTGGCATCCAACTGCAGGCACAGTTTCCCCAACATCAAGCTCGCACTTGTTGTGGGGGTCTGTGGCGGCGTCCCTTTTAGCTCTACACATGATGTCAGCACAGAGATTATACTTGGCGATGTTATTATCAGTGATGGGATCATTCAGTACGATTTAGGACGACAGTATGATGATCACTTCGAAATCAAGGCCGGGCTTTTGGATACTCTCGCCAGGCCCAGTTTAGAAGTACGCTCTTTTCTCTCGCAACTGAAGGTCCCGCGGCAGAGGAAGATGCTTGAAGAGGAAATGGCCAAGATCATGTCGGTCCTGTCGGTCCTGCCCGCCCAGTCGGGCCTGTCTACCCAATATCCAGGCGCAGCAAAGGACAAGCTTTATAAGGCAACCTACAGCCATATCCGCGAAAAGGAGTTGTGCGAGACCTGTGGGTGCGACGACGAATTAGTGACACGCGAGAGGCTCGGCCATGAAACTCCGCATCCTATGGTTCACCTGGGTATCATGGCTTCAGGCGACAACGTCGTGAAATCAGCACCATATCGCGACAAGATTGTGGCGGAATCGAAATTGAAATTGGAGGCGAACATCATAGGGTTCGAGAtggaaggagcaggagtttGGGACACCTTCCCTTGTATTGTGATCAAGGCTGTCTGTGACTATGCGGACAGTCACAAGGCGAAAGGATGGCAGCCATACGCAGCTGCTACCGCCGCCGCGTGTATGAAAGCATTCTTGAAGAAATggactccttctccttctcctcaggACGATACCTGTATGTAATAGTCTCATTACCTTGCAACCTCTACATACTATCTCGGAAGTTGTCTCATGCGTATTTAGTTTCTGTTCCATACCCACGGAACAATAACTTCGTTGGTCGGTCAGATATTTTAGCGACGCTACATCAACTGTCGTGCAACTCCACCTCACAGACCCGAGTTGCTCTCTGCGGTCTTGGGGGCATCGGGTAAGTTCAATTCGTTCATTCTGTTAATATTACCTAATACCTGACAGGAAAACACAAATTGCCATCGAGTTCACATATCGGATCCAGCGTACTTACCCCAACATATCAGTCTTTTGGGTCCACGCAAGCAACCACGAGCGGTTCCGTGAAGCATACACTGCTATCGCACAGAAATACCGGATCCCCGGGCATGGAGATCCCAAAGCAAAGGTGCTGCCATTGGTAAAGAGCTGGTTAGAAAGCCAGGAGTGTGGTCAGTGGATCATGGCAATCGATAATGCTGATGATCTGGAGCTTTTCTTCAACAGAAATGATGGATTGGGACGCTACCTTCCAGAGTGTGCGCACGGGActatcctcatcaccacaagAAACCTGCAGGTCGCCTCCAGGCTAACAAAAGGAATGGCCTCGTCCGTTATTAGGATCGGAAAGATGGATGAAGTCGAGACAGCCCAGTTGCTCTCAACACGGCTTGCAGAAATCGACACGATGCCTGGGGATTATGCAGGACTTTCTGCTCGGCTTGAGTATCTACCATTGGCACTGGTTCAGGCGGCTTCGTTCATCCAAGAGAACAGTATCACGATCTCTCGATACATCCAACTCCTGGACGAGAGCGACCAGACTCTTATCGATCTACTTAGTGAAGACTTTGAAACGGTCGGGAGAGACTCGGAAACTCCTCGCGCAGTAGCAGAGGCTTGGATTATCTCTTTTAAGCAAATTCACAATCGGAACACCCTCGCAGGCGAGCTTCTTTCAATCATGAGTTTCCTCGATCGCCAGACCATTCCCTACGAATTTCTTTTCACGTACGCCAAAGACCACGGTGCAGGAGAGCTTCAGCTCATCAAGGCACTAGGGGTACTAAAAGCGTTTTCATTTGTCACTGAAGACAAAGACCAGAAATTTGATATGCATCAACTCGTGCATTTGGTCACTCGAAAATGGCTGGTTCAGAACGGCATAAAGCAAAAATTCGCCGAGCGGGCACTCTTGGTCGTGACTGTGTGTTTCCCGTGGGGGGAGTACAAGAATTGGACTATATGCAACGCATACCTCCCGCACGCCACTGCTGTGTTAAAACTAGGAGAAGACATCTCCTCAAGACAAGGAAAGCTGGCGAGAGCAAGACTTCTTCATTATGCGGGCGCGCTTTTTTCTGGACGGGGAGATTACCAGAGCGCGGTATTGTACCAGAAAGAAGTGTGGGAGATCAATCAAGCCCACTTGGGCGAAGAGCACCCAATCACATTAACCAGTATACACAACCTAGCATTAACATACCAGTCACAAGGCCGGTGGAAGGAGGCCGAATTACTACAGCTGCAAGTACTGGAAATTGCAAAGAGGGTTCTAGGAGAAGAACATCCCGATACATTGGCTAGTATGAACAACCTAGCATTAACATACCAGTCACAAGGCCAGTGGAAGGAGGCCGAATTACTACAACTGTAAGTACTGGAAATTGCAAAGAGGGTTCTAGGAGAAGAGCATCCCGACACACTGGTGAGCATTCACAACCTTGCATATACTTGGAAGGTCATGGGCCGCCTTGAGGCAGCTGTAGAGTTGATGCAGGAGTGTGTTCGCCTCCGTCAGAAGGTCTTGGGCTCGGATCATCCCGATAGCGTCGAAAGTTCGTCGGCACTGGAAGAATGGCAGGGTTTGAGAGGCGAAGGCGGTGGCAACGGGAACACACACGGCAATTCTGAGGCAAACGCTGCAATGAAGAGCGGTGAGAACGCCGGTGGGAGCAGCAGTCACCACGAAGACGTCGATAACGGCACGGATGACGATGCTGGTCACGAGGGCAACGAGCACGGGAACAATAAGGCTGGCCAGAGCTCAGAATCTCAGCATTGTCAGGCCACcagggatggggatgagaaAGGCAACATCGGGGACGGAATccaagatggcgaggggCGGCGCAGCAGCGAAGATGGGAACACAGTTGAGGCTGACGAAAGTGGATATGGGCCTGAGCCAGAACGTTTCTAGGAATATTATCAGGATAAACAGGGAGGGCTGGAGCAGAGCTTTGTGTAATAGCTAACGCCACTTGAGGAACTACCTAGGAAAGGAGGGACGACAGGTATCGTGGAATACTCGGTTTCCTTCTTTTATTCTGATGTTTTTCAGCTTTTGACAGTATGTTTCAGGGCCAAAAACCAACGCCCTAACAATACCCCATCTCTTctaaccccccaccaaaaaccCCAATCATAATCCTAACAATACCCTATCTGTCTTTCCTTACAGCAATCAATCCAGaatcaaaagaaaaacgacCCCAAATAATAAAAACTCCAAGCTAACAaaacccttcccccaccaTCTAATACCTCTGCCCACCACTCTCACCCCCCGACCCAGAAATCATCAAACTAGCCCTCTTCTGCCTAACagccatcttctccttccactcccgTCCCAGAGCTCTACTCCGTTCCGCAGCCTGttccctcgccatcttggccgcctgctccctctccttcctctccctctccctctccaaagtAAAAGAATTATCCCTCTTGAAaatctccttccccctcatcttctgctgctgcacctCCTCCTGACTCacagtagtagtagtagtgctgctcctcttcccactACTGCTAGCAGCAGAAGTGGCCGACGTCCCCCTGCTACAAGAACCCGCTCCCCCAGCAGAAGGAGCAGCAAGAGATGTCCGACCTCTAGTCGTCGTTGCCGTCGTGGTCGTCAGAGACAAAGCCGCCGCTGACCGTGTCGAAGCAGCCACCGTGCTAGAAGCATACCCACCCCCAGTAACAGCAATGGAATGCCTCATTCTCGCCGCAGAAGCTGACGTAGGCGCAGTAGCAGTCGAGGTATGCGTCGGCGTCGTCGCCTGTCCCCCAGCCTCCATCCTAGCCTGCCTCGCCCGGCTAGTAGCCGTCTCCCGAACTGAATTTCCCACACTGCTGCCAATAACACTCGCACGAATTGGTCTAGCCTTGaattccctcctccttttctcctcctcttcttgcgcCTTCAGCCGCGCCTCGCGTTCCTCCCTCTTCCGCCGTGAAATCGCCTCCCCAGGCAACTCAAACGTCGGACGTGTCAACGGCTTGCTAGACTTGGCATGCGGCTTGCTAGGCGAGAATTGCGCGGCAATAGCGGCAGCTTCTTCGGCAGAAACCTGCTGAGAGAGCCTCGCGGCGCGCTGTTCCTTGAGGCGACGGGCGACAGCCTCACCAGGGAGTTCAAAGGCCGGGACGGTGGGTGCTCTGCTAGATTTCACCGTGGCCTTGGGAGGCAGCAGACTAGAAGGACGGGCAATAGAGCGGCGAGTTGTAGAGGTGTTGGCGGCGGTCTTGGAGGTAGAAGCAGGCTTGTCATCCTCCCTAGCCGATGACGCCGACGTCGACTTCCGGACCGACGAGCTGCGTTCAGTTGTGCTGCGTGTACGGGTAGTAGTGTGAGTAGTGGGAGTAGTAGTAGTCAACGCTCTAATAGTCGAGGCCCGTCTTGTCGAcgttgaaggctgctgctgaacaGGAGCCTCAGGAATAGACTCAAGAACCGGCTCGGTGGCCAACTCAGGGGAAACCACCCTTTCCAACTGAGCCACCTCATTAAGGGCCTCAAGTTCTTCCTCAAGCTTATCTAGTTCCTCAACCGAGTCCTCAATCCTCGAAAGCGGCCTAGCAGGCTGCGGCGACGGCAAAGGAGACAAGTGTTCCATGCCCATCAACGACTCATCAACCTTGATACTCAACACCGACTTtggcctctcctcctgcccctccGGCTGCAGAttctcctccccgcccctcAAAACAGTCGAGTTCTTCTCCTGCGAAACATTCGCAACAACACTGCtatccgcctcctccagaacAACAGACTGCTCCACAGCAGACATCTCTTCTTCACTCTCCACCCGAGTAGCTAAAAGGGTATACCTGTTAGTGAGCGAGCCACCATGGTCGACAGAAGCGCCATCAGACTGCGTCCTGTTATGGATAAGGTTGCACCCAAACAAGACACtcttcccgccgccgccgctgcccagGTCGGgttcttggtcttctccGTCATGGGAATCACCGAGAGACCGGTTTCCCCCCCGGCGGCGCGACTTGCTGCGAAACGGGAGCGGAATCGTAAGAAGCCATTCGAACTGACCTTCCTGGTGCTTTCTTATCTGCTCCAAGTTGCTGGGGAGCCGGTGCTCGGCTTGGGctagggggttgttgtgcttgAAGTCTACATCAACTAAGAATTAGCATTGACTCTGTAAAAAGTCTCAAGACAGTGAAGCTCACCGTCAGAGGCAACAGTCGTCTCGctgccgttggtggtggcagaaACCACACGGTGCTTGTCAAAAAAAGGATGATCGTATTCAATGTTGTTGTCAGCAGACAACCGAACCCTCCGGTCCTTGGCCTTGTGTCCCTGCTGACAATTGCCTTCCTTCGAAGAGTATTCAAGATGGAGGCTGCCCAGGTCTCGGGCCAGAGAATCAATGTTGAGCGAGTTAAGATTGTGAATATCGCTCAGGACGGCGAATTTGTTGCCGGGTGTTAAGTTGGCCTTTTGCGAGAGATGGCTGTGGTCAGTGTGGATGTCAAAGTCGAGACTCGACCGATGtctcgaggtggtggtggccatcaTTGTTCTTTAAATCGCAGCAATAAACCGACGAAATATGCCAAGGCTAGCCACAGGGTCCCAGACCTCAAAGCACACGATGCCCCCAACAGTGTGAAAGGCCAGGGGGGTCGGAATGCAATTTCGCGGTTAATCAGCGGACGATTGGTCAgtgccgagggcgaggggtCGAGACTCTGGGGAAAATCAGATGGAAAGATATCGTTCAGTTATCAGTTGATCAAGAATGCTGGGTAGCAATTGGAGCGTAGTGCTCAAAAGACAGCAAAAGCAATATGGACGAGAGAAGGTATGTGTAGATTGTGTGtatggtgttgatggcaaAAGAGGACATCTCCAGAGGACTGGCAGTCTCTTGTTTACTTTCCAGCAACGCGTCGGGGAGGGGCGTCCCTCTTTGCCTTCTCCCGTCCTTCCCCTCTGTGCCTTCTTGTCTCGTGTAGACAAGGCATGATGGGCATACTGCATCTCCCACTCTGCAGCTTCCCCGACCTTCcaaaggagcagcagcacagctcccgcaaccccatcatcaaacaccccACCAGAACCGTTCTCGGTCCCAAGTGACGATACCCCACCTGCAATTCCGCCGGAGTCCCTGTCCCTGTTGCACATCATTCGGATTTGCACCCAAAGAGGCTAGACTTAATGTTCCCGTCGTTCTGATGGCTGACTAAGGAACGCGAGAATGACGCGCCTTGCTTGGCAGAATGTACCCCGCCTTGTCTCTGGTCTTATCGGCTTGAGGCACAGCAACCTGGATCGATATGATATCGATATTGTAGTTTATGCATCCAACAGAGACCAATCGACCTCTAATCCATACATATGACAGTCCATCCTTAACCATGCTTTCAGGTGTGATGTGACCGGCTGTGGATtgcaaggaggagaggccaACCCAGTGTGATTCTCTCATGTCGCAACGGTTTCAGCCTGATTCCTGCTCTTCAGCTGCGCCCTCCGCATGTGCTTGTAGAGCAGGAGCATGTTCGGTCGGAATCCGGACGAGTGTCTGTGGCAAGGGCGTTGTGTCTTCGGCTTCGGGGTTGGGCTTGGGAAGTTTCGCTGCTGCCAGTTAGTGCTGCCCCATTCCGGCAGGAAGGGAACTCGGAGAGATATGCATACCCGATGCCATGTTGATCGCCCTCAGCACATTATGCCAATTAGCGAAGACCAGAGCAATGGCTGCCAGAAAGTCAGTAACTTGGGCAGGATCAAGCCAGCCACAGCCCAACAAGACAACACACCTTCCGTTCCGTCTGAGAGAGTTCCTAGCTTCTGTTCAAGAGCCTCCATCTGTGACGCAACTGCAGCACTCAAATCCCGGAGCTCTTTAAGGTTCTCGAGttcggccttcttctcgttcACTCGTGCCACCAGAGCTGGAGACTGGCCCCCCGCGCCAGGCCCGAGAGAGGGCTGTCGCATGTGGGATGGGAAACTTCGGGTTGGGTAGCCGGACATCTTAGCGATCCGAGATGTTGGCAACGAGGCAATCAAGTCGACGAGACAGTTGTCGAGGTTAGGTACAGATACTGAAATGATTATTCGTGCAGTTCACACATGTCAGTAGCGGACTCGTTTTTCTGACGTGTGTTGGCATCTGGAAGTGGGGCAGAGCTCGGCTTTGGAGCCAGCCAAAAACGGTTGCCAGTCAACACAAGTCTCGAGTGGTCCGTGCATAGTGCAATACTATGCTTCTTTAGGAAGTGAAGTAAACACTGTGCAGAAATGACAAGCAAATTATCCATGTAACTTCGTCAGTGTCACCGCCCTTCCCGACTTTTCGCACCTTCAAATCCACCCGCCGACCACCCGCCGACCACCGGAATCGCGTCGCCTGCGACACTACAATCATCGAATACCGCCCCGCCGATCCTTTTTCAGTGAGAGCCTGTCTCACCAGCACACTGGGAACAACCTCGAGCTGTTTTGCTCGAACAACATGCACAATGGCCCGACTCAATGAGCCACCTGTGTCTGCTACCGACGGCAATCTGGAGATCTGTATGCTCTTCCACCCGTTGTCTGCCATGATTCTGTGTCGCTGACATTTATCTTGTGTAGTACGTCGAAAGTTTTTACGGCAAAATCGAGACATCGCCAGAATCAACTCGGATCAGTCACAGAAAATCCGTCGCCTCGAAAACGACTGCGCGTGTCTCCTGTCCGAGAATTTGGAGCTCAGAGGCCAGATACTCCGTCTGGAAAAACAACTAGAGGACAACAGCGCGCGAAGGATAGCCGACCATGCGCTCGAGATCAAAGCAAAGCTAGAGGCCCAACTCACCGAATTTGGCGCGTTGCTAGGGAACCTGGGAGTGGAACCACCGGCGAAACGACATTCTGGTGCGGATAGGAGATTCTCAAAATCGTCGCGGCCGAGCATCTCCAGGACGCCCCCAGCGATaagaagacgacgagacACCAATGTGGACGCAGAGACCTTGGCTGCccaggaggggaggatgccGCCGATATACGAGAACAAGAGCTATCAAAGAGCGACCATGAACAGCGAGGAGATTATGGCCTTGtgtgctgccgctgccgacaCGAGTGCGGATTCACTGGATCTAGGACCACCGCCTGTTTCGCGGTTTATCGATGAAGAGCCAGTGAAGAAATCTTCGCCAATCCGAAAATTCGACGACGGACAGCTGAATTTGTCATCGCCACCCAAACTCGATTTGACCAAGAAACTGGAGGCCAGCCCAGAACCGAGCAAGATGGTAGAGACCTCGCCCATGAAGGATGTTCAGCCTGAAAAGAGACCACAGTCTtttgagcagcagccaccaacagcaccttCGCAAACAATAAGAGCGGGAGCGAAGAGGAAATATGGCGACGAAAATAA
The window above is part of the Podospora bellae-mahoneyi strain CBS 112042 chromosome 3, whole genome shotgun sequence genome. Proteins encoded here:
- the DAD2 gene encoding DASH complex subunit dad2 (EggNog:ENOG503P5RS; COG:S) translates to MSGYPTRSFPSHMRQPSLGPGAGGQSPALVARVNEKKAELENLKELRDLSAAVASQMEALEQKLGTLSDGTEAIALVFANWHNVLRAINMASAKLPKPNPEAEDTTPLPQTLVRIPTEHAPALQAHAEGAAEEQESG
- a CDS encoding hypothetical protein (MEROPS:MER0030934; COG:G; EggNog:ENOG503NUTK), translating into MYAKDREASPHFSSGSGGSWSGRSATVELLLQQQHRTRTSSHGGGGGLGMGIKQRPLVRPNHRSYSYGHSRGGFFRNRLSLWISGLAVLVLVWIYLRVYGHGYGYSLKNSHSGAGLGTSRPGQQGTKISLGDLPAFILPPVTTTTLVRMTKPTASPGKATGKGSGVKATAPAVELKQGIYIGTTNLKAPRFKKSVEAFRGIPYAQTTGGQNRFRPPQPLEPSKETFQATRYGEFCPINDGVVYIGQGENCLNLNVYRPAGLIKGKGGKGRDGNELKLPVVVYIHGGGFNAGKGIERNMASFVAWAEHDIVAVNFNYRVGALGFLPSDITAREGILNLGLRDQQALLEWVQDNIGAFGGDKDNVTIMGLSAGAHSIGHHIMHYANSPRPPPFHKAILESGATTARAVFYPTHPRHLIQFREFLTAINAAHIPESEIFPHLRTLPLKTIVAGSKAVWDKYVDSVTWPFQPVIDGPNPYSNSSHANHTLPDIIPDLPISSWQNSHHLKIPIITGYNTNEGTIFIPPDASTNSEFRSFFKTLIPTLKDADLDKLEELYPDPVTNPTFSPYVSVPNGKGAQWNRLDTAYSHYAYICPVLQSAHFMSLSGISNVYVYRYAATGVFGAANHGDEAPVVAHDMEFLGYGNERPGLVRTADEMISFWSGFVASKGGDVNAARGRRVQWPRFESPVKREGWWKDLGKGRVMVFGEGNNERDRSVPQQERKQGYPVKVESLMKLEREACEFWWGRVGLSEGLGRGEEGGRAKL
- a CDS encoding hypothetical protein (EggNog:ENOG503P5K4), which codes for MMATTTSRHRSSLDFDIHTDHSHLSQKANLTPGNKFAVLSDIHNLNSLNIDSLARDLGSLHLEYSSKEGNCQQGHKAKDRRVRLSADNNIEYDHPFFDKHRVVSATTNGSETTVASDDFKHNNPLAQAEHRLPSNLEQIRKHQEGQFEWLLTIPLPFRSKSRRRGGNRSLGDSHDGEDQEPDLGSGGGGKSVLFGCNLIHNRTQSDGASVDHGGSLTNRYTLLATRVESEEEMSAVEQSVVLEEADSSVVANVSQEKNSTVLRGGEENLQPEGQEERPKSVLSIKVDESLMGMEHLSPLPSPQPARPLSRIEDSVEELDKLEEELEALNEVAQLERVVSPELATEPVLESIPEAPVQQQPSTSTRRASTIRALTTTTPTTHTTTRTRSTTERSSSVRKSTSASSAREDDKPASTSKTAANTSTTRRSIARPSSLLPPKATVKSSRAPTVPAFELPGEAVARRLKEQRAARLSQQVSAEEAAAIAAQFSPSKPHAKSSKPLTRPTFELPGEAISRRKREEREARLKAQEEEEKRRREFKARPIRASVIGSSVGNSVRETATSRARQARMEAGGQATTPTHTSTATAPTSASAARMRHSIAVTGGGYASSTVAASTRSAAALSLTTTTATTTRGRTSLAAPSAGGAGSCSRGTSATSAASSSGKRSSTTTTTVSQEEVQQQKMRGKEIFKRDNSFTLERERERKEREQAAKMAREQAAERSRALGREWKEKMAVRQKRASLMISGSGGESGGQRY
- a CDS encoding hypothetical protein (EggNog:ENOG503NYQ3; COG:Z), producing MMPPVLRSHRKRMATDELQEERSIPPPPSARVPQVLVNSDRNQILELAVANDAVAETPQRTSLGLSQDRQLVIQSSTTNNVVSTYVPPRRPAKRSDFSIAIICALPSEATAVDAVFDVYWDDEGPPYDKVAGDPNAYTTGAIGRHNVVLAHMPGIGKVGSALVASNCRHSFPNIKLALVVGVCGGVPFSSTHDVSTEIILGDVIISDGIIQYDLGRQYDDHFEIKAGLLDTLARPSLEVRSFLSQLKVPRQRKMLEEEMAKIMSVLSVLPAQSGLSTQYPGAAKDKLYKATYSHIREKELCETCGCDDELVTRERLGHETPHPMVHLGIMASGDNVVKSAPYRDKIVAESKLKLEANIIGFEMEGAGVWDTFPCIVIKAVCDYADSHKAKGWQPYAAATAAACMKAFLKKWTPSPSPQDDTFSVPYPRNNNFVGRSDILATLHQLSCNSTSQTRVALCGLGGIGKTQIAIEFTYRIQRTYPNISVFWVHASNHERFREAYTAIAQKYRIPGHGDPKAKVLPLVKSWLESQECGQWIMAIDNADDLELFFNRNDGLGRYLPECAHGTILITTRNLQVASRLTKGMASSVIRIGKMDEVETAQLLSTRLAEIDTMPGDYAGLSARLEYLPLALVQAASFIQENSITISRYIQLLDESDQTLIDLLSEDFETVGRDSETPRAVAEAWIISFKQIHNRNTLAGELLSIMSFLDRQTIPYEFLFTYAKDHGAGELQLIKALGVLKAFSFVTEDKDQKFDMHQLVHLVTRKWLVQNGIKQKFAERALLVVTVCFPWGEYKNWTICNAYLPHATAVLKLGEDISSRQGKLARARLLHYAGALFSGRGDYQSAVLYQKEVWEINQAHLGEEHPITLTSIHNLALTYQSQGRWKEAELLQLQVLEIAKRVLGEEHPDTLASMNNLALTYQSQGQWKEAELLQLVLGEEHPDTLVSIHNLAYTWKVMGRLEAAVELMQECVRLRQKVLGSDHPDSVESSSALEEWQGLRGEGGGNGNTHGNSEANAAMKSGENAGGSSSHHEDVDNGTDDDAGHEGNEHGNNKAGQSSESQHCQATRDGDEKGNIGDGIQDGEGRRSSEDGNTVEADESGYGPEPERF